The nucleotide sequence CGCCTTAGTTATCGTTATGGTCGTCCAAGGTAGAGATATCACGCAGATGTCGATCATATTTGATAATGGCTACTATTTATCAAGTGTATTAATACTAGGTTTTGTTTGTTCTGCAATAGCCTACGTCATCTATTTCCAGGCGCTAAAACTCACGGGAGTACAGCGAGCCAATATGGCGCAAAACGTACTACCTCTTTCAGCATTTACCTTAGCGATTTTTATGGTGGATGAGCAAATAACCACTCAAAAAGTGATTGGTATAGCGCTAGTGGTATCTTCACTATTCCTATTCGACATGAAGTGGGACACCATTAAAGTAAGATTGACTAAATTGTCGATAAGATAGAAGAGCAAAACCAACGGTAAACTCTCACTTTATATGCCTAGTGCAATTTATGTAGGAAGGAATCGTTAATCATCACCTTGAAACTAGTGACGCAGCGCACAAATACACTAAAAATCAAAACGATATCGACTAAGCGGTATTTAGAAGCTTGATCAAACCAAGGTTTGGGCATATTGTGAGCACAGAAATAGGTTAGCTATAACGCGAACATTAAACTTGATATTTATTGCCAAGGATTTTATATGTTTGAAAACAAAATTCGCTTACATTGACCCAGTGGAACGTTAACCTGTCAGGTTAATCACTTCCTCTTATTCGGCTCTCTCCTTGAGTTGCTACAACTTACTTATCATTTGATTCATACACTTTGTTGGCCAAGAACTTGGCGTCAACTACGCATCGGTCCTCGTCCCATATACCTTTATGTCTGCGTTCCCCCCTGAGCTTGACCTATTTGACTCACTGTTTCTAATTTTACGAATAACGAGACTGAGTTCAAATAACTAAATAATGCTATCTATGCATCGATAATTAGAGATGTTAAAACATTCCAAAAATATAAAAAAGAGAATAAATATATGGAAATACTTATAGGAATAGCGGCGTTATTCGCCATGTTAACCCTGTTTTCACTCATCAGCCTCAAAGCACCTAATGGTCGCGCGGCCATGTCCGGTTTAGCTGATGCTGCTATCGCGACATTCTTGATTGAAGCAATTCACAAATACATCATGGGTGATTTTTTAGGTTTCACTTTTCTCGGTGAAACAGGGGCTGTTTTAGGTGGGCTGGGCGGTGTAGCTGCAGCAACACTTGTGATGCTACGCCTCAAAGTTTCACCAGTATATGCCGTCATTACCGGCCTTTCTATGCTCAACCTAGGCATACTAGAAGGCTTTGTGGTGGGATATACCTTCTCCTTTATCATCCCAATATTTCAACGCCGTCTACCAGAAGGCTTAGATATAATAGTTATCGCTCTGCTACTGGCACCAGCCGCTCGCATAGTCGGTCTGGAAATATCACCTAACATTCAGTTAATATTAAGCATAATATCCAATGCCATTACAGGTGCGACTTACGCATCTCCACTACTAATGGGTCTATTCTTGGGTGGCATAATCAAGATAGTTTGTACCTCACCGCTTAGCTCTATGGCACTGACTGCCATGATGGGACTTACGGGACTGCCCATGGGTATCGCTTGTATTGCCTGTTTTGCAGGTTCATTTACCAATGGCTACGTTTTCTACAAACTAAAACTAGGTAACCGCGCTAACATCACTGGTGTAATGTTAGAGCCATTAACGCAAGCGGCAATCACAACACGTCACCCTATTCCAATCTACGGTTCAGATTTCATCG is from Shewanella sp. MTB7 and encodes:
- a CDS encoding PTS sugar transporter subunit IIC → MEILIGIAALFAMLTLFSLISLKAPNGRAAMSGLADAAIATFLIEAIHKYIMGDFLGFTFLGETGAVLGGLGGVAAATLVMLRLKVSPVYAVITGLSMLNLGILEGFVVGYTFSFIIPIFQRRLPEGLDIIVIALLLAPAARIVGLEISPNIQLILSIISNAITGATYASPLLMGLFLGGIIKIVCTSPLSSMALTAMMGLTGLPMGIACIACFAGSFTNGYVFYKLKLGNRANITGVMLEPLTQAAITTRHPIPIYGSDFIGGALAGMVAVSFGISVDAPGTAAPIPGMLAPFAFNPASEVLTVLGIAMVCGLVGGMIGVKVYQMFNKKPLETIATPDAPAS